DNA sequence from the Balearica regulorum gibbericeps isolate bBalReg1 unplaced genomic scaffold, bBalReg1.pri S35, whole genome shotgun sequence genome:
TCAGCCCAAAGGACCGCCCACTGGGAGGGGGCCCACCCCCTTAACCCAAAGGACCACCCACCAGTCAAGGGAACCACCCCATTGGACAAGGCACCGCCCCTCAGCCCAAGGGAACAACCCCATTGGACAAGGCACCACCCATCAGCCCAAGGGAACCACCCCATTGGACAAGGCACCGCCCCTCAGCCCAAGGGAACAACCCCATTGGACAAGGCACCGCCCCTCAGCCCAAGGGAACAACCCCATTGGACAAGGCACCACCCATCAGCCCAAGGGAACCACCCCATTGGACAAGGCACCACCCGTCAGCCCAAGGGAACCACCCCATTGGACAAGGCACCGCCCATCAGCCCAAGGGAACCACCCCATTGGACCACCCCTCAGCCCAAAGGACCGCCCACTGCCAGAAAGACCCACCCCCTTAGCCCAAAGGCCCAACCCATTGGACAACGCACCCGCCCCTCAGCCCTGGGCACCGCCCCCTCCACCCAAGGCACCCACCCATTGGACCGCCCCCAACCCAAAGCaccgcccccccagcccccccataGGCCCATGGTGCCGCCCGTCACGCCTGCCCTCTCCCCCACCTGTAGGCCCGCCCCCGCGGGCGGCCGTAGCCGCTGTAGAAACGCGCCCGAGCGGCGCCGAaccccccgccgcggccccggtACCGCGCGCGGGAGAACCCCCGGTCCGTCGTGCTGATGCCGGGCCGGTTCGTGCGTTTGGGGATCACCTGGGCGGgaaaaacgggggggggggggcccctGTCAGTCACCGtgtgccccctccccccgcccctttcccccccccatttccccgGGAACCACCTTAATCTGCCGCCCCCGGAACAGCGACTCGTCCAGCGCCATCGACGTCCGCACCGACTCCTTGTCTGAGAACTCGATGTAGGCgaacctgggggggggggggggggggggggggttgggggcgGGGCCACaggccgggggggcggggccacAGGCCGGGGGGCGGGGTTATGACAAGGGAGGTGTGGTCTAAGGCAGGGGGCGTGGCCAGGGCGGGGGGGCGTGGCCAGGGCGCCGGGCGTGGCCAGGGGGGCGTGGCCAGGGCGCCGGGGGGGCGTGGCCATGAGGCCCGGGGGGCGTGGCCATGAGGCCCGGGGGGCGTGGCCATGAGGCCCGGGGGGGCGTGGCCAGGGCGCCCGGGGGGGCGTGGCCAGGGCGCCCGGGGGGGCGTGGCCAGGGCGCCCGGGGGGGCGTGGCCAGGGCGCCCGGGGGGGCGTGGCCAGGGCGCCCGGGGGGGCGTGGCCCGGGCGCCGGGGGGGGCGTGGCCAGGGCGCCCGGGGGGGCGTGGCCAGGGCGCCCGGGGGGGGCGTGGCCAGGGCGCCCGGGGGGGGGCGTGGCCAGGGCGCCCGGGGGGGGCGTGGCCAGGGCGCCCGGGGGGGGCGTGGCCAGGGCGCCCGGGGGGGCGTGGCCAGGGCGCCCGGGGGGGCGTGGCCAGGGCGCCCGGGGGGGCGTGGCCAGGGTGCCCGGGGGGGCGTGGCCAGGGCGCCCGGGGGGGCGTGGCCAGGGCGCCCGGGGGGGCGTGGCCAGGGCTCAAAAGTATGGCTCTATGGTGGGGGCGTGGCCAGGGCCCCAGGGGGTGTGGCTCCAAGATATGGCTCTATGGCAGGGGGCATGGCCAAGGTCACAGGGGGCGTGGCCAGGGTCCCAAGGTGTGGCTCTATGGTGGGGGCGTGGCCAGGGGTCCAGGGGGCGTGGCCCCAATATATGGCTCTATGGCAGGGGGCGTGGCTAAGGCCCTAGGGGGCGTGGCCAGGGCTCCAAGGTATGGCTCTATGGTGGGGGCGTGGCCAGAGCCCCAGGGGGCGTGGCCAGGGGTCCGGGGGGCGTGTCCTCACCCCTTGGGGTGCCCGCTGTACTTGTCGCAGAGGATGGTGACGCGGTTGACGGAGCCGCAGCCGTGGAAAtgggcttccagctcctccgcCGTCGCCCCGTAATCCACCTGCGGGAGAGGGAGGCGGGGTTTGTGACGCcgtgtgtctctgtgtgtgtgtgtgtcccccaaaCTCAGTCCCCGCCCCCCTtccgccctccccccccccatcgccCCCCGCCGTTCTCACGTTGCCCACGTAGATGGAGCGAGCGTCGgcttccattttctcttccagcGACATGATTACCGGGCCAGCTAGTAAGAGGTGCAATCAAAGATCAAGGTTAATAAACCGTgcccccccctttcctttttttggggggaaggggtgTGGCCTGTGCTGGCACCGCCCCTGAGCGTGCCCCGGCTCACCGTTGCCCGGAGGGGGACTCATGTTCATCTGTTTCTCCACCTCGTTCTGCagctctttcagcttttctgcctcttcctccatcTCCCGTACCCGGGCCTTGATGgcctccagctcctggggggtgggtgggagacAAAAGTcaagggggagaagggggagcaGAACCCCCCATGTGACCATGCATccctcaaaaaacccccctTCACCCCCAAAATCACCCCCTGTGACTTCAGCTCCCCCATACCCCATCCCCATACCCCATCTTCGCCCCCAAAATGAGCCCCACACGTCCTTGGACCCCCCCATGTGACCaagaccccccccaaaaacccccctCCCACGTGACCCTGGACCCCCCCCACATGACCTCAAAACCCTCCCACGTGACCCTAGACCCCCCCAAACTCCCCCATCACCCCCCAAATCACCTCCCATGAGACCAAGATCCACCCAAATCCCCCAAAATCTCCCCCCATGTGAACCtggcccccccaaaccccccaaaatctcCCCCCACGTCACCCTGGACGCCCCCAAACCCCCTCTAACCCACCTCCCACGTGACCAAGTcgcccccaaacccccaaaatctcCCCCCACGTGACCCTGGACGCCCCCAAACCCCCTCTAACCCACCTCCCACATGACCAagaacccccaaaccccccaaaatctcCCCCCCACGTGACCctgacccccccaaaccccctctaACCCACCTCCCACATGACCAagaaccccccaaaccccccatCACCCCCAAAATCTCCCCCCCACGACCCtggcccccccaaaccccctctaACCCACCTCCCACATGACCAagtcccccccaaacccccaaaatctcCCCCCCACGTGACCAAcaccccattcccccccccccccgtgtgaCCCCAAGTCTCCCTACATGACCCtggacacccccaccccccccgccccaaaccTGCCATCCCACGTGACCAAggcccacaccaccaccaccaccacgtgACCAAGgccccacaccaccaccacgtGACCAAGgccccacaccaccaccacgtGACCAAGGCCCCTTCCGGCCCAGCCGTTCCCCCCACGTGACCCcggctcttccccccccccccccttcctcctcctcctcctcaccggGTCCTCGATGGCGGAATCCCCGGGATCCCCGTCCCCTAAACCCGCCTCCTCCTCCAACTCCTCGGAGGCTTCGTGAGGCGGCTgaggagcggcggcggcggtggctgAAGCGGCGGTTGAAGCGGCGGACGACGAGGAagaagcggcggcgg
Encoded proteins:
- the PABPN1 gene encoding polyadenylate-binding protein 2 produces the protein MRSAVGRAAMAALRGGGAAGQRGAEAAAAASGGTVTGSGETGPPYGNGLGAAAAAAGQEEAAVLGETGSRGRGGGGRGGGGGGGGGGGAAVALAGGGPGGSGAGVSSSSAAAASSSSSAASTAASATAAAAPQPPHEASEELEEEAGLGDGDPGDSAIEDPELEAIKARVREMEEEAEKLKELQNEVEKQMNMSPPPGNAGPVIMSLEEKMEADARSIYVGNVDYGATAEELEAHFHGCGSVNRVTILCDKYSGHPKGFAYIEFSDKESVRTSMALDESLFRGRQIKVIPKRTNRPGISTTDRGFSRARYRGRGGGFGAARARFYSGYGRPRGRAYRGRARATSWYTPY